The Lolium rigidum isolate FL_2022 chromosome 2, APGP_CSIRO_Lrig_0.1, whole genome shotgun sequence genomic interval TACAATTAATTACCATCAGACAATAGGATTCAAGTCCAGGTTGCTGTGCTCTCTATTTGTTTAGTGCAGTAGTGCATTTTTCTCTCGACATGAGATACATAAAAGTTGGAAGTTGAAGACAACTAAAAGAATTTTTTTAGCTTGAAGCCTTGAACCAACTAAATTGTAGGAGTCCTGTTGCAAGTGGCAAGGTACCGGGGAAAGACTAATGAATGGTCTTCATTTCATCTTTCTGGCCAAATATTTGAAGATAATGTAAATCTGAATAGTCACAGCGACCTTTGCTACTGGGAGTAATGTGGGTATATATAATTTTTGCTGATACGGCGTGGAACAAAATTAGTAGTTCTGGTACCCAAATGATAGCTATGATATTCATCACTGTATACTGTTTCGGGAATGTTTTTGCAATATTAACAGTAGATGATGTTTTGTCTATCTATTCCCAATGCTGCATCAAAACTGAGTCGCTTCTCTATTTTTTATGGAAGTATATTAGTTAATATGATGATTTATGGTCCCTTGGCGGATAGTGACCAGAAGCTCTTACATTTCTTACCTATGAGCTAGAAACCAGATTTGTCTCTTTTGATATTCCTTGAgcctgtccatgataatcaataaTATCTGCCTCTATGGAAGTTGTCTCTTAGCCTCTATTAATATCAGATGACAAAAATACCCACTATTGTGCTAGCAGTAGAAGCTGAAAATGTGGTCCCTATACTGCATAATACCTattgtttttctgtgtttctatTAGTTGTTTTTCTTGGTAGAATTTTCCAGCTTTGATCATAAAAAAATGTGTTTCTGTAACTTTAGTGGCATTTCCATGAATGAATAGTACAAATTTGTTTGACTAAAGACTTTCATTGCTCCACAGGTATCTAGAACTGTATTCCGGTTGCTGAGATGCAGGAACAGGCTTGTTTGCTGAAGGTCCTTCTTTTTGGATAACTTAACGTGGACCATCTACATAGCTTGCACTGGTCAACTGGGAAGTGGACTTGTAGGACTTGGTCGTTTAGTTTGCCAGCTTCAATCTATTATCTAATTCTGAGCACAGTTAGCCAGCAGAACGATGAAGCTACATTGACTTTTCTTCGATTAAGTAGTACTTAACTGGTGGTTCATTTGTTTTAAGCTTTCCATACAAGTGTGTGTCTTCATCTTTCCAATTTCTGATATTTCTAAGTTGTATCAGATTGAGAGGTTTGAATATTGAAATTCTGCTTATGTCCCATTCGGTGTGTGTATGTGCCTGTGTTTGTCGAATTTTATCCGAATCTGTTGATATTTGTTACCGCAAATCTGTCAATCCAGGGCCTAGGCGATGCTATTTTGCAATTGGGACACCATCTCCTTTTCTTTGAGATGCGGTGACCAAAGGGTCTAATGATTTTTCTGACATCTGAAATGTTTTGTGAGTTTAGCTTCTGAATAATAGAAGGCCTCACTTATTCGTGGCAAAGAAAAGATGAATAATTTGTTTGTCACGATAAGGACAGGGGATATTTAACAGATTAATGGAAGTGTATGTAGCTGGGGCTGGGAGATGGTGGCTTGTGTTGATTCAATTCGTACTGCTCGGAGCTGATGGCAATCTCGTGATTCAGTGCGAGTAGCTAGTAACAGTACGCAGGCTGTGGCTGATCGCAAGCGTAGCAATGGCAGCTGACCCCTCCCGAGCACCATCAGCAACAGAGGTGGCACCATCCAAAAAGGCACATTGATTCAGAACGGAAAGGGGGCTCAGTGAAGCTTTGACACCCACCACCGTCGCTAGTCTCCAAACTCACAGGCCTATGGTCCAAATGCCCATGATCACCATTGATCACTTAAAAAATTTCCAAACAGATTGCGCGATTCTGGGTTCAGGACTGCATGCAACCATGCCCCTAGCACAATGCCTGTTACAGTTTTTAAGAAGTTAAACTTGTAAAAGACATCAAATTCAGATATCAACAAATCCACAAAAAGCCTTCACCCCATcccaaagaaagaagaaaaaccgTGCCTGTAACATTGCTACTCAATGGGTGCAATTAGAAGCAGGCCAGGTGCAATTGTATCTTTTTTGAAATAGAAATTCAACACACAGACAAATAAGTTTTTTCATGGGCATAAAAAGAGATTCTGTGAGACATGAGCAAACAATGCTGAGAACATACACGCACATACGAAATACAAGCGATGATGAACAACAAGATACGAAGTGCAATGGCATTAACGGATGCAGGTTAATTTTCTCTTCATTACAGTTTGAATATTACCTACAGAAATTAGATGTAATACAGAAGTTTGATAGCATAGAATATTAGATCCCATTACACTTAACCAGAACATGTTAATTCCTAGGAGTTCATGTCACATGTGTAGAGGGTCACTTCCCTTCTACAGCACATCTTCACAGGCCCCATGCACAACATGCAGAATAGAAGGACCCGACAAACCAGTTCTGTATATCAGACACCGAAACCTAAACGTTGATACCTGCAGAACAACCAATGCCGCCAGTCAAACTGATTTGCTGTATCATTCGTGGAAAAGCCTTATCTCACAATTTATGTATGATCATTCAACCAGTAAATATAAGCTTCAAATTGTGAACTTGTACCAAAACTCAAAGGCTTCCCAGTGTTATTGGACAAAACCACAATTAGAAAAGAGAACAACATGAAGGATTGATTTGTAGCACCACACATCAACTCCTACTGTTAGCATATTTTCGAGTTCTTCGCTACATCTGGTTTCAGAAGAGGCTAAAAGAGATGTTCAAATAACTCCAATGGAACATCCTAgattatcattttttttgtaacttttcattcctatCATGGGAGCACGAGGGGCTGGTGGCATCGGCGGAGCAGCTCCCGACGACCCATAACCACAGAAAAAATGCAATGTAGCAACCAGCAAAGTAAAACAAAAATATCCACGAGGAAAGGAGAGGGAACATTTTATTTTGCTAGCACTAACAGATAGTTACCTGCTCAATCAATACATCTCGGCAGCATATCCATGTGGACAGATTATATCATGTATTTTGCAGAAGTTCAGCTCCATTGTGCTGGCCATCCATACCTTTGTCTACAAGAATATTGGGGGGTTTTGGACCAACAATGAGAACAAAAAAACATAACTATATCTACTATCAAATACAAAGAACTTTCCAATAACAGTATATACTTTTTCCAGTTGAGGTATGTACTCGCTTATACCATAAAAATGAAGAACATGCATGACTATTAGCAGATATGTAGAGAGAAGTTATCTAAAATTACCCTTAAGCCTGGTCCCCATATTTGATAAAATAAAATACAGTCATAGTATAACAATAAAAGTGATGATGACAATTCATATTAAGCTTATTTCTAGTATAAATTTAGCCTTGAATGCTCTGCCAGAAATGGACATGAACTTATTTTAAATAAATCCATATCAGATAAATTGGATtcattatactccctccattcctattTAATCAACGCGAGGGAGACCAGACtaataaaaaaaaaacttttgatTGAAGTGAATTAAATCCGAACCGAGGGAGTACCTGCAGTGTAGACACCTTCGAATGGATAATATTTATACCAGTATTCGGATTCAAAAAATTTCTGGAACTGCAATGATTCAAGCCGAACCGTGAAGACGCCGATCGATGTCCACACGAAGACAGCATTGTTGTCCTCAGCATACCCAAGGATGACTGGGATCTGTTCATCGTCTGAATTAATGGGAAGTAGCTTGTCCAGTGCGGTAGTTCTTCCCAGCACCCAGGAAGCTACACCATCGCAATCCGTCTGTCTCTTCCATAACTGGAGGCTGAATCCAGAGAGTACCAAGAAACCGAGGCCACCACCCTCTGCCCTTATAAGCCAGGCATCGCAAAATTCCGGGCCGGTGGGCATAGGCATCATACTTGGTCTCCGCCCACCCAAATCAAATTCAAGGATTCCAAGGGAAttcccaacaacaacaacccagTAAAGGGAGTCCCCAACCATCACAGCGGGCATTCCCGGATAAACACCGGTGGCGTCGCCGATTGAATCCCGGGGCGGAAGATTGCCCCATGAGCCGGTCTCGGATGAGTAAACGGAAGCGCACGCCTGGTGCATGTCGTTGGTGCCTAGCAAGACCACCTGGAAGTAGCGGCCATCTCCGGCAGCGCGAAGCACCGCCGCGCTGAACACGTCTCCGGACCCTGGAGGAATGTCCAGGCGGTACTGGTCGCCAGTAACGGGTTCCCACACCAGGAGCTGGTTCCGCGACGAGTGGAGGATGagcacgaggccatggcggcATCCGAGGAGCCTGAAGTGGTCGTCCTGGTCGATGGGTAAGGCGAAGCGGCATGGCGGGATGCGATTGGGGGCCTCCAGGGCGGGCTGGAAGAGGAAGTTGCGGAAATCGTTGACGAAGCAGCCGAGGTGGGGTGGgctgcggcggtggtgcgccCGGAAGCGGCGGGAGAAGCGGGGATCGGAGGCGAGGCTGCGCCAGCGCCTGGAGACGGCGGAGGCGCGTGGGAGGGAGGACGGCAGCggggggaggcggaggaggatctcggcGAGCAAGTTGTCGTCTTCCagaggcggcgccgccggcgagcaAGGAAGGCGGCGGAGGGTCATTATGACTGGAAGTGGTGGATCTCGAGTGGAACTAGGGCGATGTGGAGTGAGGTGCTGCCGTGCTGGTGACAAGAGGAGAACGCCGGATACAGCTTCAGAGCATCTCGTTTGGGCCGCGGCACAAAAAAAATCGTTCCTAGCCGCGCGCCTTCTTTCCGTTCGGCGTGACCCAATACAGTGTCAGACGGTTCGAGCTTGTCTCCGCTACACAAGGAGGTTCCAGGCACGTCAGACACAATGAGAAGCGAGGCGAAAATACGCGGGCTCGACGCGTCAGCGACTCATGAACGAACGCTCAACCGTCGCCTACCTAGCGACGATGCAGTTgtcgggaaggggaaccgtcgtagtggcaaccgcgtcgatcgacgcgcaaaccgccggaatggagcgcgaactcagcggaagagcaaccgctgctctctttgatatctgcgccgccattcatctgcgctcaataagacccctacgtATACGATATCCGATCTACAactggccgacgccattcatctctcCTCTCCTTTCTCACAATGAGCGACCTCTCTCAGCTGCCATCAGACATCGACAGCGAGGGAAAGCTGCCAGgacggcgccattggtgggacaaagttGCAACGCCTAGCAGCGATGGTTCCCTGCCGCcagacagcgaggaggaatgggtggccgacgaggaggaggaggaggctgaggaggcggcggcaacCCGGGCGAAGGTGGATGCGAaagcgaaggcgaaggcgcagccggcaaGCActgtcgacgaggaggaggacataAGTTCCTCGACGCGTCGAACGACACcggctcttcggaagaggtgacgagaaggaagcgccaccgtgagggcgacgaggcggggccataaaagaagaagtagtttaaaaaatACAAAGTTTTTATATTCAATTTGTTTATTTTttgaaagtttttatatgtaatttgttatgTTGCACCGCTTTGAATATTAGTATAGCGTTACCTACACCGTACCTGCaaatttcttctatctattaaaataaaaatactttAAAGTTTTGGGGGcgcgtttgagggacgcggctgggaagcgatGTCTCCTAAATGCGGTACGaaggaaacacgtcccccaaacgataaATCCGGTGCTAtttggggaacgctttggggacgcggctagagatgctctaagtgactTATGCTTCCAAGTCACACTGTGACTTGGTGCCACCATTCACCATCCATATCAGATCCAACGTACCCAATTAACTCAGAATTTGAACCAAATAATTAAAATTGCTCAGAAATTTTTGAAAAACTTATagtaaatcatgcatatttcgatTTATATTTTGGTCAAGTTTCATTCCGTTTGAATCCAAGATTTGTGAGCAAATATATATTTAGTGCTCGAATACGTAAAAAGCTATATAATCACAAGCTAGTCGTCCTAATGGGTTGAAATATTCACAAATTTTAGAACGAGTCTAATTTCAAAATTTTCTGGATAGTTTTAGTTTTAGGTTCGAAATCAGAAATAATTTAAAACATTGAATCTTGGATGGATGGTAGATGGTGGTATCAAGTCACGTTGAGACTTAGAAACGTCAAGTCACTAAATCTCTGTCCGACAATGCCGCACAAGGGGAGgggtcaggggaggaacccgtctGACTCAAGTCAGGACAACAAGAAAAAGCCTCACGGTCAACGGTAACTAAACAAGAGGCTTTttaaaagaaagaaaactttttTCACAATTTTACAACTAATACACGATTTCAAAATTTTACGAATATGTGACTCGGTCGGTTGGATAGCCGCCGATTGGCACACTATCTATGCCgacctttctttcttttctctcaaACCGGCCAACCATTCCAGCCGACTCcaccttttcctttttttcttcttcccgtGACGTGGGACACGCTGCGGTTAACATCAATCGAGCACAGGGGAGCTGGCCGGACGTGATGCGGGCGGCCCGAGAGCCGGTGAAGGGAGCGGCGAAGCCGACCACGGCGCATGGGAAGCCGGAGGCGTGGGCAGAGCGCCCGCAGTGGGTGAAGGAGTCGGCGCGGGGTGCCGTTGGGCATGGGCGCGAGCGAAGCCGGCCATGACACTGGCAGCGAGAATGTGCGGGACGTGGCGGAGCCGGCTAGGCCGTGGAGTCGAGCCGGAGATGAAGCGGTAGCGTGGTGGCCAATCGGCGTCGCACTGACTGCCAACCAGCCCCCATTCGGTACTGCAGCTGGTCGACCACCATTCTATCGACCGGCGACAGGTCAACTGACCAAGTCATAGATTTAAAATAAAAATCACGTATCAATTGTAAAATTGCTGGAAAAAGTATTATTTAAAAAAGCGCAAAGAAGTGTTAGCGTACATATCACTGCTCCTCTTCCCctaaaaatatcatcagattttacTTGTGAGCACTAGGAAAATTTGATGTTTTGTTCGAGAAGACACTCGTAGGAAAACGCCTATAGCCACATGGCTTACTATCGACGCACCCAAATAGCAACGCGTCGGTTCTTACTATCGCCGGCGCAGCGGCTCAAAGAATCATCGGTGAAATGTAGGCTGAGGCCAGCATGTAAGTAGCTAGGTGCGTTGGCGATAAAGCTGTGCCGCTCCGGCTGGATCGGGCCTAGTCCATGAACTACCGTCGATGCACCGACATGGGAGCGCGCCGGGGGGGTGcctatacaccgacctggtcggcgtgtATGGCCCGTACGGGGCACCGCACACCTAGCGACTAGGTCGGttggttgggccgcggcccattaagaGTAGgtactttttttcttctttcttttttgctgttaatatttttctttttcaatatctaaatttaaaaaaaaaaattcggagaacaaaattttaaaatttgtttagATTTGAAATTTTCGAAATTTTAAAAATGATTAGAATTTGatgtttttttgaaatttgaacattttcggatatggacataatttaaatttgaacatttttaaaaatttgtaaaatttatttTTCCAATAAATTAGCATTTTTCGAACTTGAAcgtttttccaaatttgaacgctttatatatttgaacggatttcaaatttgaatgtttttatattttaaacattttttgtatttgaatatttttcaaattttcttttttcaaatttgaactgttttcaaatttgaacgttttttaaTTTGgacatttttgaattttgaacattttctgaatttgaactatttctaaatttgaacaataaaaataatcagaaaagtaacaaaccaaaaaaaaagaaaaagaaacaaaaaagaaacagagaataaaaaaggaaaaggaaaggaaaaaaggaaaaaggaaacagaaaacagaaataactggcgaactgggccgaccagacCGTCCCATACCGCgcacgggggtgtgcggcgcgcggtagtgGCCGACCTAGTCGTGTATAGGAATTGCCGTGCGCCGACGCTATTTTGCTATTACCGGCGCTATTTTGCTATTACCGGCGCATGCTCggcctggtgcgccggtggtaattcGTGGGCCAGGCCCAAGCCAATTACAGCGTCGTTCTCCACATCGGTAATCCCCCCAATTACCAGCACCACACCGGCCATGGCAACGTCGGCCCGTGCAGCTGCAGTTCGCACGGGCCAAGGGTTCGCGGTGGCGCAGGGCGAGATGCATTCCCGGAGTGTCTTCTTCACGTACGTACACGCGCGTATCCACGCACGACGTAGCCGGGACGGATTCTGCTGCTTAATTAGGGAGGCTTTATAGTCGTGGGGTTTGCCTTCCACACAAAACCACCCTGAGATCGAGACTCCCCTTGGCTGCACGAGCTGTGATAGAGCGATGACGACGGAGACGGACATCTTCCTCCACCGCCctatctcgccggcggcggcggcaccgatGGACAGCGATGACATGCTCcgcgagatcctcctccgcctggcCCCGCTGCCGTCCTCTCTCCCACGCGCCTCCCTAGTGTGCAAGCGCTGGCGCCGCCTCCTCTCGGACCCCGTCTTCCGCCGCCGCTTCTGcatccaccaccaccgtcgcagCCCTCCCCTCCTCGGTTTCTTCGACGGGCACTCCCGCTCCTTCCAGCCAACCATGCCGAACCCGGATCGTATCCCGCCAAACCGCTTCTCCTCGCAACTAGACAACCGCTTCCTGACCCTCGGATGCCGCCATGGCCTCCTACTATTCCTGCACGCGTGGCGGCGTCAGGTCCTGGTGTGGGATCCCGCCACCTCCGACCAGCACCGCATAGATGTTCCCTCGAGGTTGGATACAAAGACCCTGATCAACGGGGAGGTGCTTCTCGCTCCTGGACCTGGACCTGGAGACGCCCAATGCTTCCAGGTGGTCTTGGTAGGGGCACACAACAACTACGATAAACAGGATAGGCGGGCCGTCGCTTGCGTTTACTCGTCGGATACAGGAACTTGGGGTGATATAATCTCAACACCGCTTCCATCCAAGGATCTTATGGCCAAGCCTGCTGTGCTGATTGGGAATTCTCTCTATTGGATGCTTGCCGGAAATCAAAATTCGATTGGAGTTCTCGAGTTTGATC includes:
- the LOC124689577 gene encoding uncharacterized protein LOC124689577; protein product: MTLRRLPCSPAAPPLEDDNLLAEILLRLPPLPSSLPRASAVSRRWRSLASDPRFSRRFRAHHRRSPPHLGCFVNDFRNFLFQPALEAPNRIPPCRFALPIDQDDHFRLLGCRHGLVLILHSSRNQLLVWEPVTGDQYRLDIPPGSGDVFSAAVLRAAGDGRYFQVVLLGTNDMHQACASVYSSETGSWGNLPPRDSIGDATGVYPGMPAVMVGDSLYWVVVVGNSLGILEFDLGGRRPSMMPMPTGPEFCDAWLIRAEGGGLGFLVLSGFSLQLWKRQTDCDGVASWVLGRTTALDKLLPINSDDEQIPVILGYAEDNNAVFVWTSIGVFTVRLESLQFQKFFESEYWYKYYPFEGVYTADKGMDGQHNGAELLQNT